Genomic DNA from Mycobacteroides chelonae CCUG 47445:
GCGACCGGCGCGGGTGCGCATGCGCAACCGGAAACCGTGGGTACGCGCGCGACGCCGATTGTTTGGCTGGAAGGTCCGCTTGCCCTTTGCCACCGCTACTACTCCTTTATGTCCGTCACGTGCTCAACTGACATCACTCACGCCGCCCGTTCACGACGCATGCAATGTGCTGAGACGCATCAGTCCGTTGGTACTGCTCACTCGCCACCGGCGCGGTGCCTACGGAATCTTGGGTTTCACCCCTGATGACGTGCGGGTCGCGGCCGTGCCGCCAACGTTCGGGCGACTGTTTGAGGGTACTGACCTGC
This window encodes:
- the rpmH gene encoding 50S ribosomal protein L34, with amino-acid sequence MAKGKRTFQPNNRRRARTHGFRLRMRTRAGRAIIAVRRRKGRKELTA